From the genome of Desulfobaculum xiamenense, one region includes:
- a CDS encoding O-antigen ligase family protein, whose product MTRAQPTPINPVFAITAGGVVAATIAALASPTPALALLPGLAVLMLLALAKRPHWGYYAIIWLIPFGAYRELPGPLGFVKIHWLLAFCLIAFVILRALAQRRLPDATHARLWGPFTLLMVISAISAALSPYPHLSWRNVALFVVAAMYMGLTMVHVDRTGYVRVLPQVLLWSVTVGSCLAALGFFFDIPLFAEKVGGDFKRGLGTAPDPNNMALMIIFTMPFLAHWFFTTRRKLVRVLVPGLMGVNALGMVTTYSRGGALLMALTIVAIAIQHRENFAPRHVGLALAGLAIATATTLTIVPASYWERQQSLVTAEDLSIKRRASYLIVAWDAFRQRPLTGWGPGTFRQLYAESPQAQQYVRPGRSKLRPAHNTYVEMLVGTGLIGMAVYLHILARTMLDLRRARRLFAASGDTQAARITSTYIVSFGALLLFLLMFSDEYHKYLLLALALSQVAKRFAQEREESP is encoded by the coding sequence ATGACGCGAGCACAGCCCACGCCGATCAATCCGGTCTTCGCCATTACGGCGGGGGGCGTCGTCGCGGCGACCATAGCAGCGCTCGCCTCCCCGACCCCGGCGCTGGCCCTGCTGCCGGGGCTGGCCGTGCTCATGCTCCTCGCACTGGCGAAGCGCCCGCACTGGGGCTATTACGCCATCATCTGGCTCATCCCCTTCGGTGCCTATCGCGAGCTTCCGGGACCGCTCGGATTCGTAAAAATCCACTGGCTGCTGGCATTCTGCCTCATCGCCTTCGTCATCCTACGGGCACTGGCGCAGCGCCGTCTTCCGGATGCGACGCACGCGCGACTGTGGGGCCCATTCACCCTGCTCATGGTCATAAGCGCCATTTCGGCGGCGCTCTCGCCCTACCCGCACCTCTCGTGGCGCAACGTGGCGCTATTCGTCGTGGCAGCCATGTACATGGGACTGACCATGGTCCACGTGGACCGGACGGGATACGTGCGCGTCCTACCGCAGGTGCTCCTGTGGAGCGTCACGGTCGGCTCCTGCCTTGCGGCGCTGGGCTTCTTCTTCGACATCCCGCTCTTCGCGGAGAAGGTGGGCGGAGACTTCAAGCGCGGGCTGGGCACCGCTCCGGACCCCAATAACATGGCGCTCATGATCATTTTCACCATGCCCTTTCTGGCGCACTGGTTCTTCACCACGCGCAGGAAGCTCGTGCGTGTGCTGGTGCCTGGCCTCATGGGCGTGAACGCCCTTGGCATGGTGACCACCTATTCCCGAGGTGGGGCGCTCCTCATGGCGCTGACCATCGTCGCCATCGCCATACAGCACCGCGAGAACTTCGCGCCCCGCCATGTGGGGCTGGCGCTGGCGGGGCTCGCCATCGCCACAGCAACAACGCTGACCATTGTTCCGGCCTCGTACTGGGAACGCCAACAGTCCCTCGTGACCGCGGAGGACCTGTCCATCAAGCGCCGCGCGTCGTACCTCATCGTCGCGTGGGACGCCTTTCGCCAGCGCCCCCTCACCGGTTGGGGGCCGGGCACCTTCCGCCAACTCTACGCAGAATCGCCACAGGCGCAGCAATACGTCCGCCCCGGCAGGTCGAAGCTCCGCCCGGCCCACAACACCTATGTGGAGATGCTCGTGGGGACGGGACTCATCGGCATGGCCGTCTACCTGCACATCCTCGCCCGCACCATGCTCGACCTGCGACGCGCCAGACGCCTCTTCGCCGCATCGGGCGACACGCAAGCCGCCAGAATCACCAGCACCTACATCGTGTCCTTCGGCGCACTGCTGCTCTTCCTGCTCATGTTCAGCGACGAATACCACAAATATCTGCTGCTCGCGCTGGCCCTCTCGCAGGTGGCGAAACGCTTCGCACAGGAAAGGGAGGAATCGCCATGA
- a CDS encoding glycosyltransferase has product MTLAWIVFALCVMGLAALFVLYPVLLTLRISFVRRGQPQQEQQTQPPTVTVIVAARNAAPLVGDKIANTLGLDYPADRLSLIIVSDGSLDGTFAVARAAADERTTVIEVPEHRGKIHALNLAVREARSDVLVFSDVDAILERDALLWLVAPLADDAIGGVCGRRVIGRDDVRLVLAQERYFHLDSLIKRLESRTGSLTSNDGKLYAVRRELFTPIPEAVTDDLYVALSVVEAGRRFVYEPAAIATVRVPSRTAPHELRRRRRIVGQSLRGVLLRPHLLLPTHYGMFAMGLFINKILRRMMPFLLAGLFASSIPLAAESAWVAVLLAAQTACYLLGALWPFLRRAQGIAHALNRLSQTCFYVMLGNLGMTLGAWDFLCGRSAGRWEPEKDDALCADTAESSSPTIAYVMSRFPKITETFILYELLELERRGMRVLVYPLILHEEPKRHPEVDTIMPRVRTEPFLSGRVIAANVALLTEHPLRYLRAAAEALGGTMGNANHFLRTLILFPKIVWMARDMALCGIRHVHAHFATHPALAALVIKRLAGIGYSITAHAHDIQITTRMLDRKFEEAAFAVTISDFNRSLLANIVGPEATSRIHVIRCGIDPQTFIPREHPDVSPDAAKDAPVNLLCVASYKDMKGHAHLVEACRLLAVRGVPFVCRLVGDGPLRTDVARRIRQADLEREVLMLGPLPRPRVAQLMREADIAVLASVRGARGDMEGIPVFLMEAMACALPVVSTRLSGIPELVEHGETGLLVPPADPIALAWALAELSRASSERIRMGMAGRTKVLRDYDLARNTGRLAQLLTAHADRLVFPATDISQTAREVPE; this is encoded by the coding sequence ATGACCCTCGCATGGATCGTCTTCGCGCTATGCGTTATGGGACTTGCGGCCCTCTTCGTCCTGTATCCCGTCCTGCTGACCCTGCGGATTTCCTTCGTCAGGCGCGGCCAGCCACAGCAGGAACAGCAGACGCAGCCTCCGACGGTGACGGTCATCGTCGCCGCGCGAAACGCCGCGCCCCTCGTGGGGGACAAGATTGCCAACACGCTCGGGCTGGACTACCCGGCGGACCGGCTCTCGCTCATCATCGTCTCGGACGGATCGCTGGACGGCACGTTCGCCGTAGCGCGGGCCGCCGCGGACGAGCGGACCACAGTCATCGAGGTTCCCGAGCATCGGGGCAAGATTCACGCGCTCAACCTCGCCGTTCGCGAGGCCCGAAGCGACGTGCTCGTGTTCAGCGACGTGGACGCCATACTGGAGCGTGACGCGCTGCTGTGGCTGGTCGCCCCACTCGCGGACGACGCAATCGGCGGCGTGTGCGGACGGCGCGTCATCGGCCGCGACGACGTGCGCCTCGTCCTCGCGCAGGAACGCTACTTCCACCTCGACAGCCTCATAAAGCGGCTGGAAAGCCGGACAGGGAGCCTGACCTCCAACGACGGCAAGCTTTACGCCGTCCGCCGCGAACTCTTCACCCCCATCCCCGAGGCCGTCACCGACGACCTCTACGTCGCGCTCAGCGTGGTGGAGGCAGGTCGCCGCTTCGTCTACGAACCTGCAGCCATCGCCACGGTTCGCGTCCCCTCGCGCACGGCTCCCCACGAATTGCGACGCAGGCGGCGCATCGTCGGCCAGAGTCTGCGCGGCGTGCTCCTGCGGCCGCATCTGCTTCTGCCGACGCACTACGGCATGTTCGCGATGGGCCTATTCATCAACAAGATTCTTCGCCGGATGATGCCCTTCCTGCTGGCAGGGCTGTTCGCGTCGAGCATTCCCCTTGCCGCCGAATCGGCATGGGTCGCGGTACTGCTGGCCGCGCAGACGGCCTGCTATCTGCTCGGCGCGCTGTGGCCATTCCTGCGCAGGGCGCAAGGTATTGCGCATGCCCTCAACCGGCTCAGCCAGACCTGCTTCTACGTCATGCTCGGAAATCTGGGGATGACGCTTGGCGCATGGGATTTCCTATGCGGACGCAGCGCCGGGCGCTGGGAACCGGAAAAGGACGATGCACTCTGCGCGGACACGGCGGAATCATCATCGCCGACCATCGCCTACGTCATGTCGCGCTTCCCCAAGATCACCGAGACCTTCATCCTGTACGAACTACTGGAACTGGAACGACGCGGCATGCGCGTGCTCGTCTACCCGCTCATCCTGCACGAGGAGCCGAAACGTCACCCCGAGGTCGACACGATCATGCCCCGCGTGCGCACGGAACCGTTTCTCTCCGGTCGCGTCATCGCCGCCAACGTGGCACTGCTCACGGAGCACCCGCTGCGCTACCTACGGGCAGCGGCCGAGGCCCTCGGCGGCACCATGGGCAACGCCAACCATTTCCTGCGCACCCTCATCCTGTTTCCGAAAATCGTCTGGATGGCGCGGGACATGGCGCTGTGCGGCATCCGCCACGTGCATGCCCACTTCGCCACGCACCCGGCGCTTGCGGCCCTCGTCATCAAGCGCCTTGCGGGCATCGGGTACTCCATCACCGCCCACGCCCACGACATTCAGATCACCACCCGCATGCTCGATCGCAAATTCGAGGAAGCGGCCTTTGCCGTAACCATCTCGGATTTCAACCGCTCGCTGCTCGCGAACATCGTCGGCCCGGAGGCGACATCACGCATCCACGTGATACGATGCGGCATCGATCCGCAGACCTTCATCCCCCGCGAGCATCCGGACGTTTCCCCGGACGCCGCGAAGGACGCCCCAGTGAACCTCCTGTGCGTGGCATCATACAAGGATATGAAGGGACACGCCCACCTCGTGGAGGCCTGCCGCCTCCTTGCCGTACGGGGCGTCCCCTTCGTATGCAGGCTGGTGGGAGACGGCCCGCTACGCACGGACGTAGCGCGGCGCATCCGGCAGGCGGATCTCGAACGCGAGGTGCTCATGCTCGGCCCGCTGCCCCGCCCACGCGTGGCGCAGCTCATGCGCGAGGCGGACATCGCGGTGCTGGCCAGCGTACGCGGGGCGCGCGGCGACATGGAGGGCATTCCCGTCTTCCTCATGGAAGCCATGGCCTGCGCGCTGCCCGTCGTCTCGACGCGCCTGTCGGGCATTCCGGAACTCGTCGAGCACGGCGAGACGGGCCTGCTGGTCCCCCCCGCCGATCCCATCGCCCTCGCATGGGCACTGGCGGAACTCTCACGGGCCTCCTCGGAGCGCATCCGAATGGGCATGGCCGGTCGAACAAAGGTGCTGCGGGACTACGACCTCGCACGCAACACGGGCCGCCTCGCGCAGCTGCTCACCGCACATGCGGATAGGCTCGTATTCCCCGCCACCGACATCTCGCAGACAGCACGGGAAGTGCCGGAATGA
- a CDS encoding lipopolysaccharide biosynthesis protein, which produces MSATPHAGRTIAEYALSNVFRQGLGIVSAVVRPMLLSPELYGLWNLLKTIPPYASFAHLGARPAARYRIPYNAGGGADAENTRIEDTIFVGSLLTNLPIVIGASAWAFIGESTPEARWGMLTVAAWILLNWYHEHLLTLQKAHQGFRAISAANYVISLAMFCLLPLILVMSIYGLYASMLLATAAGTLILRRDLRRSQRPRFDFRLYADLVRHGLPIMLFTLTVLAARTCDRFLIASLIGTRELGYYGIATMILTFIMNIPTATREVMEPQLMRDLHVADEDTALRDYLFRPLFTTAYAMPLILAPVFTLAPTAVRLLLPQYVPGIPSVHILAAGSFFLGLIYITRGIVVARGWQTSAAIVGGCAVALNIALSAGLVRAGFGIEGVAVGASVGYVLFFWGICRLMHTRSNGHIRGWTRTMIATTIPFVVMVASAACVIALMDASGLPALVAPVLGLCVYGAVNVGTVMVARRLYPELSDFTIRALLGRGEKEKVRHDHQRLR; this is translated from the coding sequence ATGAGCGCCACACCGCACGCCGGACGAACCATCGCCGAATACGCGTTGAGCAACGTATTCCGGCAGGGTCTCGGCATCGTAAGCGCCGTGGTGCGCCCCATGCTGCTCTCGCCGGAACTCTACGGCCTGTGGAACCTGCTCAAGACCATCCCGCCGTATGCGTCCTTCGCGCATCTGGGCGCACGCCCGGCCGCACGCTACCGCATTCCTTACAATGCGGGCGGCGGTGCCGACGCGGAAAATACCCGCATAGAGGACACCATCTTCGTCGGCTCGCTCCTGACGAACCTGCCCATCGTCATCGGCGCGTCGGCATGGGCCTTCATCGGCGAATCGACCCCCGAAGCCCGCTGGGGCATGCTGACCGTGGCCGCATGGATACTGCTCAACTGGTACCACGAGCACCTGCTGACCCTCCAGAAGGCGCATCAGGGATTTCGAGCCATCTCCGCGGCCAACTACGTCATCTCGCTGGCCATGTTCTGCCTGCTGCCGCTCATCCTCGTCATGTCCATCTACGGACTCTACGCGTCCATGCTGCTGGCCACAGCGGCGGGCACGCTCATCCTGCGACGGGACCTGCGGCGCTCGCAGCGGCCCCGGTTCGACTTTCGGCTGTACGCGGACCTCGTACGCCACGGCCTGCCCATCATGCTCTTCACGCTCACGGTGCTCGCCGCCCGCACCTGCGACCGCTTCCTCATCGCCTCGCTCATCGGCACGCGGGAGCTGGGATACTACGGCATCGCCACCATGATCCTGACCTTCATCATGAACATCCCCACGGCCACGCGCGAGGTCATGGAGCCGCAACTCATGCGCGACCTGCACGTCGCCGACGAGGACACAGCCCTGCGCGACTACCTCTTCCGCCCGCTGTTCACCACAGCCTACGCCATGCCGCTCATCCTCGCGCCCGTGTTCACGCTGGCACCGACGGCGGTGCGCCTGCTTTTGCCCCAGTACGTGCCAGGAATTCCTAGTGTCCACATCCTCGCTGCGGGGAGCTTCTTCCTCGGGCTCATCTACATCACGCGGGGCATCGTGGTGGCCCGTGGCTGGCAGACCTCCGCCGCCATTGTTGGAGGCTGCGCCGTGGCGCTGAACATCGCCCTCAGCGCTGGACTCGTCCGCGCAGGGTTCGGCATCGAAGGCGTGGCCGTCGGCGCATCGGTGGGCTACGTCCTGTTCTTCTGGGGCATCTGCCGCCTCATGCACACGCGAAGCAACGGGCACATCCGTGGCTGGACACGGACCATGATCGCCACGACCATCCCCTTCGTGGTGATGGTCGCCAGCGCTGCCTGCGTCATCGCGCTCATGGACGCGAGCGGACTTCCCGCCCTCGTCGCCCCGGTCCTTGGCCTGTGCGTATACGGGGCCGTCAACGTGGGCACAGTCATGGTCGCACGTCGCCTGTATCCCGAACTCTCGGACTTCACCATCCGCGCCCTTCTCGGGCGAGGCGAAAAGGAAAAGGTGCGGCATGATCATCAACGCCTGCGCTGA
- a CDS encoding glycosyltransferase family 2 protein has product MKSASIVIPTYNRPAELEACLRSILGQSVAPLEVIVVDDGNLAQVPLAPDFETRGIRLVLHRKDRPGLTESRNVGATLARGDVILYLDDDTVLFADYVEQLLAVYEHRDVGGVGGIIDNPKPMRLPHHIRYLYDLVFLNRGLREGRVLPSGFCTDFGTTWFPVRETREADFVDGGVSSFRREIFADMRFTERYREFGLGEDKDFSIRVARRYGLAVTPNARLLHHESPKMRPDKRLWGRKFVLGRYLFFRDHVRTKWWSWLAFAWALAGYLLARTIIAALSLRRDEFRRVAGILGAARDIALGRISLSKADNREDGA; this is encoded by the coding sequence ATGAAGAGCGCGAGCATCGTCATCCCCACCTACAACCGCCCGGCGGAACTGGAGGCATGCCTGCGCTCCATCCTCGGGCAGAGCGTCGCTCCGCTCGAAGTCATCGTGGTGGACGACGGCAATCTTGCGCAGGTTCCCCTCGCGCCCGATTTTGAAACGCGGGGCATCCGGCTCGTCCTGCACCGCAAGGACCGGCCCGGCCTCACGGAGTCCCGCAATGTCGGCGCGACGCTGGCGCGGGGCGATGTGATCCTCTACCTCGACGACGACACCGTGCTCTTCGCGGATTACGTGGAGCAGCTCCTCGCCGTGTACGAGCACCGCGACGTCGGCGGCGTGGGCGGCATCATCGACAATCCCAAACCGATGCGCCTGCCGCACCACATCCGCTACCTCTACGACCTCGTCTTCCTCAACCGGGGCCTACGCGAGGGGCGCGTGCTGCCGTCCGGGTTCTGCACGGACTTCGGCACCACATGGTTTCCCGTGCGCGAAACGCGCGAGGCGGATTTCGTAGACGGCGGGGTCAGTTCCTTCCGGCGCGAAATATTCGCGGACATGCGCTTCACCGAGCGCTACCGCGAGTTCGGCCTCGGCGAGGACAAGGACTTCTCCATCCGCGTGGCTCGCCGGTACGGCCTCGCCGTGACGCCCAACGCCCGCCTGCTGCATCACGAATCGCCGAAGATGCGCCCGGACAAGCGGCTGTGGGGCCGCAAATTCGTTCTGGGGCGGTACCTCTTCTTCCGCGATCATGTTAGGACGAAATGGTGGAGCTGGCTCGCCTTCGCATGGGCCCTCGCCGGATACCTGCTGGCGCGGACCATCATCGCGGCGCTGTCCCTGCGGCGCGATGAATTCCGCCGCGTGGCCGGAATACTCGGCGCAGCGCGTGACATCGCGCTCGGGCGCATCAGCCTTTCCAAAGCCGACAACAGGGAGGACGGAGCATGA
- a CDS encoding SPOR domain-containing protein → MTGRQILNTRTTRRCAIWALLGFALAVAAWTLVAPTAAHANEAVYSIQIAGYKSRENALKQYAILSRTLDATAFAQLRIETSGNLHMLRLGSFATRAEATDTLKRLAGALPGAYVIHTTVNPAGIILPKPDAAPNAGQGRAARAEPKPATSAATPTDRPTNGTTPSAPAPKTRKLIDQPHAARPAAQRQPPAAVAPQAPEQDTASRPERIETPRTVRPATQSAPSSRWNPGNPLLILLGFGAAMAGGLLVHRLR, encoded by the coding sequence ATGACCGGAAGGCAAATCCTGAACACGAGGACAACGCGTCGCTGCGCGATTTGGGCGCTGCTAGGCTTCGCGCTGGCCGTCGCGGCGTGGACGCTCGTCGCGCCGACCGCCGCGCACGCCAACGAGGCGGTCTATTCCATCCAGATCGCCGGGTACAAATCCCGCGAGAACGCGCTGAAGCAATACGCCATCCTTTCGCGGACCCTCGACGCCACAGCCTTCGCACAATTGCGCATCGAGACGTCCGGCAACCTGCACATGCTCCGCCTCGGCAGCTTCGCCACACGCGCCGAGGCGACAGACACGCTCAAGCGCCTCGCAGGGGCGTTGCCGGGTGCCTATGTCATCCACACCACGGTGAACCCTGCAGGGATCATCCTCCCGAAGCCCGATGCCGCTCCCAACGCCGGTCAGGGCCGCGCCGCCCGAGCCGAACCGAAACCCGCAACGTCGGCGGCCACGCCGACAGACCGCCCAACGAACGGTACAACCCCATCAGCGCCAGCCCCCAAGACGCGAAAGCTCATCGATCAACCCCACGCCGCACGGCCCGCCGCACAGAGGCAACCGCCCGCCGCCGTCGCGCCGCAAGCGCCAGAGCAGGACACAGCCTCCCGGCCGGAACGAATCGAAACGCCCCGAACGGTACGGCCCGCCACACAGAGCGCACCGTCGTCCCGATGGAATCCCGGCAATCCGCTGCTCATCCTCCTCGGCTTCGGGGCGGCCATGGCGGGCGGACTACTCGTCCACAGACTGCGCTAG
- a CDS encoding sensor histidine kinase produces MAAKETPQPLPNAYDPPADTPPQNPGIPLIVYLGLFISLTILTIATTIEHADQNHSRAMDLTLTAMVPLFESNLEAPAPAAQIQRTFDAMAIRSGFTANVTAPDTTGVPTIVASTDHKAIGGPASERQSRVLRTGLREFGSCLHLGLPALCIHHPLKDATGRTAAVLTFITPHASNTSVVWLYSGVTAFLFMLVAVLLHRQQRKTHRELERRKRTEAQLRQIIDLVPHLIFAKDENSRYILANTTVAAIHGLHPSQLIGRRQDELTSPTPEQTVRYMMDDRRVIRSGRPKLGFEQEIDTADGKRLVLVASKIPFTTAGRPAVLGVGIDITERKAMEAELRRHRDRLEELVAERTLELERTNTRLLREVNERKAIQKMMQQSISDKEVLLHEVHHRVMNNLQVISGLVDMAGRRATTPEMRTLAEDIGAKIHSISLVHTQLYQSENLDNIDFVRYAHDLCTHLRHVFGMHRVRLDFDTAPLRLPIGMASPCGMVLNELVSNSFKHAFHAERAGTLHVGIHTCDGTAILTVRDDGPGLPQGFVPAGASGMGMRLVANIVTFQLRGSLDMTTENGTAVRIAFPLPAKPEQPEAQEPSDAYRPPRTSASSMTHTQTANPAPVAKTPSSPHRA; encoded by the coding sequence ATGGCCGCCAAGGAAACACCCCAGCCACTGCCGAACGCCTACGATCCGCCTGCGGACACGCCGCCCCAGAACCCCGGCATTCCGCTCATCGTCTATCTCGGGCTGTTCATCTCGCTGACCATCCTGACCATCGCCACGACCATCGAACATGCGGACCAGAATCACAGCCGGGCCATGGACCTCACGCTGACGGCCATGGTTCCGCTGTTCGAAAGCAATCTTGAGGCCCCCGCCCCCGCGGCGCAAATCCAGCGCACCTTCGACGCCATGGCGATTCGCAGCGGCTTCACAGCCAACGTCACGGCCCCCGACACCACAGGCGTGCCAACCATCGTCGCCTCGACCGATCACAAGGCCATCGGCGGACCTGCCAGCGAGCGCCAAAGCCGCGTGCTACGCACGGGGCTACGCGAATTCGGAAGCTGTCTGCATCTCGGGCTTCCCGCCCTGTGCATCCATCACCCGCTCAAGGATGCCACGGGCCGCACTGCGGCGGTCTTGACCTTCATCACGCCCCACGCCAGCAACACATCCGTGGTCTGGCTCTATTCGGGCGTCACGGCCTTCCTGTTCATGCTCGTGGCCGTGCTGCTCCACCGCCAGCAGCGCAAGACGCATCGGGAGCTCGAACGCCGCAAACGCACCGAGGCCCAACTCCGGCAGATCATCGACCTCGTCCCGCACCTCATCTTCGCCAAGGACGAAAACAGCCGCTACATCCTCGCCAACACGACCGTAGCGGCCATCCACGGGCTGCACCCCTCCCAACTCATCGGCAGACGGCAGGACGAACTGACCTCGCCCACCCCGGAGCAGACGGTGCGCTACATGATGGACGACAGGCGGGTCATCCGCTCTGGCCGCCCGAAGCTCGGCTTCGAACAGGAAATCGACACGGCGGACGGCAAACGGCTGGTTCTCGTGGCCAGCAAGATTCCGTTCACCACGGCAGGACGTCCCGCAGTGCTCGGCGTTGGCATCGACATCACCGAACGCAAGGCCATGGAGGCGGAACTGCGGCGACACAGGGACAGACTGGAGGAATTGGTCGCGGAGCGCACACTGGAATTGGAAAGGACAAACACGAGACTCCTGCGCGAAGTGAACGAGCGCAAGGCCATACAGAAGATGATGCAGCAGTCCATTTCGGACAAGGAAGTCCTGCTGCACGAAGTCCACCACCGTGTGATGAACAATCTTCAGGTCATATCAGGGCTTGTAGACATGGCGGGACGCCGGGCCACGACACCGGAGATGCGTACACTCGCCGAGGATATCGGCGCGAAGATACACAGCATCAGCCTCGTCCACACCCAGCTTTACCAGAGCGAAAACCTCGACAACATTGATTTCGTCCGCTACGCGCACGACCTCTGCACGCACCTGCGGCACGTCTTCGGCATGCATCGCGTGCGTCTCGACTTCGACACCGCCCCCCTACGGCTGCCCATCGGCATGGCAAGCCCCTGCGGCATGGTGCTGAACGAACTCGTCAGCAACAGCTTCAAGCATGCCTTCCACGCCGAGAGAGCGGGCACCCTCCACGTCGGCATCCACACCTGCGACGGCACCGCCATTCTGACGGTGCGCGACGACGGACCGGGCCTCCCGCAGGGCTTCGTTCCCGCAGGGGCATCCGGCATGGGCATGCGGCTGGTGGCGAACATCGTCACTTTCCAACTCCGCGGCTCCCTCGACATGACAACCGAAAACGGAACCGCCGTCCGCATCGCCTTCCCGCTTCCCGCAAAGCCAGAACAGCCCGAGGCTCAAGAACCGAGCGACGCCTACCGGCCGCCGCGCACCAGCGCCAGCAGCATGACACACACGCAGACGGCCAATCCCGCTCCGGTGGCGAAGACGCCGTCGAGCCCCCACAGGGCGTAG
- a CDS encoding MFS transporter, which produces MHNSPPDEIGRLYLHRNLQILFGVTLMAVMGVSSIAPALPVMLDALSITPAQAWWLISAFTLPGVLFTPVFGVLADRFGRKRVLVPALACFGVFGGLCAMTTKLWVLLLLRFMQGVGASSLGALNATIISDMYSGRERLQAMGYNASVLSIGTTIFPLLGGALAAFGWRCPFLLPLLALPLAVVVWRWLDAPEPRSNGAFMEYMRSAARMAATPRVLALFLTTAATFIILYGVIIAYLPIHLARNFHADPTSIGIVIAASSFTSATVATQLGTLSRRFRSFSLLVVAFMLYAASALLLPLMPDMWAVILPVLLFGVAQALNIPNVQAMLAGLAPMEQRGAFMALNGMVLRVGQTLGPLVMGGAYALWGLDGVFATGAGLAVCVCVMLLALVRGGR; this is translated from the coding sequence ATGCACAACTCCCCTCCGGACGAGATCGGCAGGCTGTACCTGCATCGCAATCTCCAGATACTCTTCGGCGTGACGCTCATGGCCGTGATGGGCGTTTCGAGCATTGCCCCGGCCTTGCCCGTCATGCTCGACGCGCTGTCCATCACCCCCGCGCAGGCCTGGTGGCTCATATCTGCCTTCACGCTGCCGGGCGTCCTGTTCACGCCGGTGTTCGGCGTGCTGGCGGACCGCTTCGGGCGAAAGCGTGTGCTCGTGCCCGCGCTGGCCTGTTTCGGCGTGTTCGGCGGGTTGTGCGCCATGACCACGAAGCTGTGGGTGCTGCTGCTCCTGCGTTTCATGCAGGGGGTTGGTGCGTCGTCGCTCGGCGCGCTCAACGCCACCATCATAAGCGACATGTATTCGGGGCGGGAACGCTTGCAGGCCATGGGCTACAACGCGAGCGTCCTCTCCATAGGTACGACGATCTTTCCGCTTCTGGGCGGAGCGCTGGCCGCGTTCGGCTGGCGATGCCCTTTTCTGTTGCCGCTTCTGGCCCTGCCGCTGGCCGTGGTGGTCTGGCGCTGGCTTGACGCGCCGGAGCCGCGCAGCAACGGCGCGTTCATGGAATACATGCGAAGCGCCGCGCGCATGGCGGCCACCCCTCGCGTGCTGGCCCTGTTCCTGACCACGGCAGCGACCTTCATCATCCTCTACGGCGTCATCATCGCCTACCTGCCCATCCATCTGGCCCGGAATTTCCACGCCGACCCGACGTCCATAGGCATTGTCATCGCCGCGTCGAGCTTCACCTCCGCCACGGTCGCCACGCAACTCGGCACGCTATCCCGGCGCTTCCGGTCGTTTTCGCTACTCGTGGTCGCGTTCATGCTCTATGCGGCGTCCGCGCTACTCCTTCCGCTCATGCCCGATATGTGGGCCGTGATTCTGCCCGTACTGCTGTTCGGTGTCGCGCAGGCTTTGAACATCCCCAACGTGCAGGCCATGCTGGCCGGGCTTGCGCCCATGGAACAGCGCGGAGCCTTCATGGCCCTGAACGGCATGGTGCTGCGGGTGGGGCAGACGCTTGGGCCGCTGGTGATGGGCGGAGCCTACGCCCTGTGGGGGCTCGACGGCGTCTTCGCCACCGGAGCGGGATTGGCCGTCTGCGTGTGTGTCATGCTGCTGGCGCTGGTGCGCGGCGGCCGGTAG